GGTTTTCCTAACATGGTTTTCGCTTTTACAATTGCATTCGGAATTGTTGATTGAACTTCTTTTTTTAAACGATAAATAACAATTTGATTATTCTTTTCTGTTTGCGCGTTGTAAAAATGATGAATTTCTTCGCGTTGCGATCCGCCCATTGGTGCAGCATGCAAAACAAAAATAGAATCAGTCGTTTTTTCAATTAATCCAACATGATCAAAATTTGTTTGATCCGAAATTTTTGTTGCTCTACTTATTGCACCCGAAAGTTCTTCGGTTAGTGCTCCAACAAAGATTAAATCTCCATTTTGGATATTTTTGATGGATACATGCTTTTTTTCTGTCGTAATTTTCGCCTTTGTACAACTACTCATAGTCAATGTAAATAGGACTAAAAAGATAGGAAATAAAATGAATATTTTTTTCATTCGGAATGAATTATTACTTTTAAACTACGAATTAACCAAAAAGATGGACTTTAAAAAAATTTTAACCCTATCAATTGTCGTTTTATTGATTTTAGTTGGTATCGCAATTATTATTGGTAGCAATAAAAATCGTCAAGTTTTTTTTGTAAAAAGCTTTGATCGACCAATTGAAAATACTATAAATTCTCGTTTGGATAAAGATTATTCGTACGAAATTGTAAAAGTAAAAGGAAACGTAAACGATACTATTTTGATTATTCCTTGCGAAGGTTGTCAACCTAAAAAATTATCAGGTCAGATAAACGAAAAGTTTATGAACAAATTTGGTAAAGGAAAATCAATAATGCGTTTTGAGCCTTATAAAGCAACTAAAGGAGATTTGAAAATTATTCATAAAATTAGATAAACTTAGTATTTAAGAAATTTTCCTAACAATTATTTCCTTATTTTTGGGAGAATTATAAACTTATTCAAAGCAAACAAACAATGAAAGTAACTGCATTAAACCAAAAGCACAAAGATTTAGGTGCGAAAATGGTTCCTTTTGCTGGATATGAAATGCCAGTGCAATACGCAGGTGTTAACCAAGAACACTTTGCGGTTCGCGAAAAAGTTGGTGTTTTTGATGTTTCTCACATGGGACAATTCTTTATCAAAGGAGAGAAATCAACAGAATTATTACAACATTTATTGACGAATGATGTAACGAAAGTTGCGATTGGTCAAGCGCAATATAATGCAATGCCAAACGAAAAAGGAGGTATTGTAGATGATTTGATTATCTATAAAATGTCTGATGACGAATGGTTAGCAGTTGTAAATGCTTCTAATATCGATAAAGATTGGGAATGGATGAACAAGCACAATACGTTTGGAGCTGAGTTAACAAACAAATCAGATGAAATGTCTTTGTTAGCGATTCAAGGACCAAAAGCAATCGAAGCTATGCAAGCGTTAACAGATATCAATTTAGCAGAAATTCCTTTTTATCATTTTGTTGTAGGAAAATTTGCAGGAATTGACAATGTAATAATTTCAGCAACTGGTTATACAGGTTCTGGTGGTTTCGAAATTTATTTCGCAAATGAAGCAGCTAACGAAATGTGGGATAAAGTGATGGAAGCAGGTCAGTCTTTTGATATCGAACCTTGTGGATTGGCATCACGCGATACGTTACGTTTAGAGAAAGGATATTGTTTGTATGGAAATGATATCAACGATGATACAAATCCATTTGAAGCAGGATTAGGTTGGGTGACGAAATTGGATACAAATTTTATCTCTTCGGATATTCTAAGCGCAATAAAAGAAGCTGGAGTGGAGAAGAAGTTGGTTGGATTTAAAATGATTGAAAGAGGAATTCCTCGTCACGATTATAAAGTAGTTGATGATAACGAAAATACAATTGGTATCGTAACTTCTGGAACGCAATCTCCGATGTTGAAACAAGGGATTGGTTTGGCGTATGTTCATACAGATTTCGCGAAAGTTGGTACAACAATTAGAATCCAAATTCGTGATAAAAATGTATTAGCAGAAGTTGTTAAAACACCTTTTGTTTAAATAGAAAATCTTTAAAATAATAAAAGAGCTTTCGAGATATTCGAAAGCTTTTTTTATTAAATCACATTTTTTTATTGGATTTTATTGATTTTTAGATTGAAATAAATTATAATTTAAAAAGAAACCTATTCTGTTTTTCACTTCAATTTCTCCAGAATTTAGATTAGAATGTAAAGGTTGAAAATATTCTATTCCAAAATTTATTTTTTGAACAGCCGCTTCCAATCCTAATTTTACAAATTGAGCATTTCCAGACGAATTAGGAATAGATTCTCCAAATTGTTCATTTTTATTATAAAGTTCGTTTTGGAAACCGATTTTTCCAAGAAACTTATTGTCATTTCTTACTAAAAGATGTTGCAGTTGTATCAATTGATTCCATTGATTTCCGAACTTATATTTGTTCTTATTTTCTCCTTTCAAATTGTAATCTGTGACCAATTGTATAGCCGAATTTTTATACGTTAGTTGATAATTTAAACCAAATTGAGTATCCCAACTTCCTGTACCTAATTGAAAACTTGGATTGGTTGTTTGAGCATTTTTTTGATCGAATTTTGCAATAGGAATTTTAACGCCAACTGCTGCACTTAATCCATGTTTTAATTCGTTCGAGTTCGAATTGGAATTTACAATTTTAACAATCCCCATCATATTCAAATCGCCAATACCAGAAATAGAGGTTGAGTTTTCACCATCTTTTTGATGAAAATGATAAGGGATACTCGCATTGATATCGATTTTAGAATTGATTGGAATTCTCGTCCATAATAAAATGGTATTGAAATGTTGTTTCTGCGTACGTTTAGTAGAAAAAGCATCTTCTTTGGCTTTGTAATATTGATGAAGGTATCGAACACCAATATAGTTTGAATTGATAAGGTTTTCAATTCCATTGGAAGTTGAAGTTGCTGAACAACCGCAAGCATCACAATCTAATTCTAATTCATTAGGAGAAGACACTAAGATAGAATCATTATCTGTATGTGCTAATAATGAAACAGGAAAAATGATTAGAGCTAAAATTAGATTTATATAGACTTTCATTTGAATAGTTTTTAGAATTCTGCATAAGCAGGATTATGAATAAAAGAGTAATCGTTTAATGTTTTTAGAAAAGCAATAATTGCCTTTTTTTCTTGATCGGTCATAGGTATTCCAATTTGACCATTTTGTTTAAGCTGAGGATCCAAATGTTGATTATTTTGTACACCATCCGAGTAGAAGTCCAAAACAGCTTCTAAACTATAGAAACGACCATCATGCATATAAGGTTTAGTCATTTCAATATTACGTAAACTTGGAACCCTAAATTTCATAAAATCAGCAGAATCTAATGTGACGCGATACAACCCTCCATCTTTATGTTGTTTGTTATAATACATTCCAGTATT
This portion of the Empedobacter stercoris genome encodes:
- a CDS encoding YiiX/YebB-like N1pC/P60 family cysteine hydrolase gives rise to the protein MKKIFILFPIFLVLFTLTMSSCTKAKITTEKKHVSIKNIQNGDLIFVGALTEELSGAISRATKISDQTNFDHVGLIEKTTDSIFVLHAAPMGGSQREEIHHFYNAQTEKNNQIVIYRLKKEVQSTIPNAIVKAKTMLGKPYNWLYILNDDELYCSDFVERAFRDDQVFELIPMNFKNKETGIIDDFWVNFYRKKGKEVPQDEPGTNPNQLATSEKLIRIGALKL
- the gcvT gene encoding glycine cleavage system aminomethyltransferase GcvT translates to MKVTALNQKHKDLGAKMVPFAGYEMPVQYAGVNQEHFAVREKVGVFDVSHMGQFFIKGEKSTELLQHLLTNDVTKVAIGQAQYNAMPNEKGGIVDDLIIYKMSDDEWLAVVNASNIDKDWEWMNKHNTFGAELTNKSDEMSLLAIQGPKAIEAMQALTDINLAEIPFYHFVVGKFAGIDNVIISATGYTGSGGFEIYFANEAANEMWDKVMEAGQSFDIEPCGLASRDTLRLEKGYCLYGNDINDDTNPFEAGLGWVTKLDTNFISSDILSAIKEAGVEKKLVGFKMIERGIPRHDYKVVDDNENTIGIVTSGTQSPMLKQGIGLAYVHTDFAKVGTTIRIQIRDKNVLAEVVKTPFV